In Vigna radiata var. radiata cultivar VC1973A chromosome 3, Vradiata_ver6, whole genome shotgun sequence, the following proteins share a genomic window:
- the LOC106757742 gene encoding cytochrome b-c1 complex subunit 9, translated as METVARRRGGGIFESLYKVVMRRNSVYVTFVIAGAFLGERAVDYGIHKLWEANNVGKRYEDIPVLGQKLSEE; from the exons ATGGAAACTGTTGCTAGAAGAAGAGGTGGAGGAATTTTCGAAAGCCTTTACAAGGTTGTTATGCGTCGCAACTCTGTCTATGTTACCTTTGTCATCGCTGGCGCCTTCCTCGGAGAACGG GCCGTTGATTATGGAATCCACAAGCTGTGGGAGGCTAATAATGTTGGG AAACGATATGAAGACATTCCTGTGCTAGGGCAAAAGCTGTCAGAAGAATGA
- the LOC106757740 gene encoding pentatricopeptide repeat-containing protein At2g36240: MATKKLMKARALATVKSSSAIPNLPLPSPPSDTPVSQVHYARFLDFLKAHWAPPFTPDTLLHFLKSKLHHHPSFSQFDFHLFTWASSLDSFHHTHATFHWMARTLAATHRLPQLRALLHLIATHPCPCSPSIFCCPHTQPIFSHAIHAFSKSSQLHHALSAFHSMTKLIDSKPDVAVFNVLIHAFVKRGNLNQALQFYREMVVSHRVKPDVFTFNILISGYCRNSQFALALDVFQEMGKMGCEPNVVTFNTLIRGMFREGRVEDAIEMAREMVQLGCELSCVTCEVLVQGLCKEGRVLQACELLLEFSEKRVLPKGFDCFALVEVLCGQGCAVRALEVVYELWNGGSVPSLVACIAVVDGLRGLGKTHEVQRLVERMLDEGMVLDVVTFNCVLRDICDARRTDEANRLMLLALSKGLEPDDMTYRTLVIGYTEEGGREKGEFLVNEMLDRGFIPNLASYNKLMSGLSNCRPSTCRQVNKFDR, from the coding sequence ATGGCGACGAAGAAGTTGATGAAAGCGAGAGCATTGGCAACAGTAAAATCTTCTTCAGCGATCCCCAACCTCCCTCTTCCCTCTCCACCCTCTGACACACCCGTGTCCCAAGTTCACTATGCCCGCTTCCTGGACTTCTTGAAGGCCCATTGGGCCCCGCCGTTCACCCCCGACACCCTCCTCCACTTCCTAAAATCGAAGCTCCACCACCACCCTTCCTTCTCTCAATTCGACTTCCACCTCTTCACCTGGGCCTCCTCCCTCGACTCATTTCACCACACCCATGCCACGTTCCACTGGATGGCCCGCACCCTCGCCGCCACCCATCGCCTCCCCCAGCTCCGCGCCCTTCTCCACCTCATCGCCACCCACCCCTGCCCCTGCTCTCCCTCCATCTTCTGCTGCCCCCACACCCAACCCATCTTCTCCCACGCCATCCACGCCTTCTCCAAATCCTCCCAACTCCACCACGCCCTCTCCGCATTCCACTCCATGACCAAACTGATCGACTCCAAGCCAGACGTCGCCGTTTTCAACGTCCTCATCCACGCCTTCGTCAAACGCGGTAACCTAAACCAAGCCCTCCAGTTTTACCGCGAGATGGTGGTTAGCCACCGCGTTAAGCCTGACGTTTTCACCTTCAACATTTTGATAAGTGGTTACTGCCGGAACTCGCAGTTCGCATTGGCGTTGGATGTGTTTCAAGAGATGGGGAAAATGGGGTGCGAGCCCAATGTGGTTACTTTCAATACCTTGATCAGGGGGATGTTTAGAGAGGGGAGGGTTGAGGATGCCATTGAGATGGCTCGCGAGATGGTTCAATTAGGGTGTGAGCTTTCGTGTGTTACTTGTGAGGTTTTGGTTCAAGGGCTTTGTAAGGAAGGGAGGGTTTTGCAGGCGTGTGAGTTGTTGCTGGAGTTTTCTGAAAAGAGGGTTTTGCCTAAAGGGTTTGATTGTTTTGCTTTGGTGGAGGTTTTGTGTGGGCAAGGGTGTGCTGTGAGAGCGTTGGAAGTTGTTTATGAGTTGTGGAATGGGGGGAGTGTTCCGAGTTTGGTTGCTTGTATTGCTGTGGTTGATGGGTTGAGGGGGTTGGGGAAGACCCATGAGGTGCAGAGATTGGTGGAAAGGATGCTTGATGAGGGTATGGTGCTGGATGTTGTGACTTTCAATTGTGTTCTTCGGGATATTTGCGATGCACGCAGAACCGATGAGGCGAATAGATTGATGTTACTTGCTTTGAGCAAGGGTTTGGAACCGGATGACATGACTTATAGGACTTTGGTAATAGGGTATACGGAGGAGGGAGGGAGGGAGAAAGGAGAGTTTCTGGTGAATGAAATGTTGGATAGGGGGTTCATACCTAATCTTGCTTCATATAATAAGTTGATGAGTGGATTGTCTAATTGCAGACCCTCTACATGCCGTCAAGTAAACAAATTTGATCGCTGA
- the LOC106757741 gene encoding heme-binding-like protein At3g10130, chloroplastic — protein MFPVCNLSPLSLQPGMVIQVHGKPTGQSSFLSVINSSSSGERISTRPSTISPFESRISLVFALASQANSLSQRLLADVAGETAKYLFPKRFESRNLEEGLMSVPDLETVEFKVLCRRDQYEIREVEPYFVAETTMPGKRGFDFNGASRSFNVLAEYLFGKNTKNEKMEMTTPVFTSKNQSDGVKMDMTTPVLTTKIEDQDKWRMSFVMPSKYGANLPLPKDSSVTIKEVPRKIVAVVAFSGFVNDEEIKQRALKLREALKSDNQFKIKEGTSVEVAQYNPPFTLPFQRRNEIALEVEWNNK, from the exons atgtttcCTGTTTGCAAcctttctcctctttctctgCAACCGGGCATGGTGATTCAGGTTCACGGAAAACCTACCGGACAGTCTTCGTTTCTCTCTGTCATCAACTCCTCGTCTTCCGGCGAGAGAATCAGCACGCGCCCAAGTACCATTTCGCCATTCGAATCCCGAATCTCACTCGTTTTCGCTCTCGCTTCTCAAGCCAACTCTCTCAGCCAGCGAC TTCTAGCTGATGTCGCTGGGGAGACAGCCAAATACTTGTTTCCGAAGAGATTCGAAAGCCGTAATCTCGAGGAGGGGTTGATGAGTG TTCCGGACCTTGAGACTGTCGAGTTCAAAGTTTTGTGCAGAAGGGACCAGTATGAGATTCGGGAAGTTGAG CCTTACTTTGTGGCTGAGACAACAATGCCTGGGAAGAGGGGATTTGATTTCAATGGTGCTTCTCGGTCCTTTAATGTCTTAGCTGAGTACCTTTTCGGTAAG AATACAAAGAATGAGAAAATGGAGATGACTACACCTGTTTTCACAAGTAAGAATCAATCTGATGGGGTTAAAATGGACATGACAACTCCTGTGTTAACAACAAAg ATTGAAGATCAAGACAAGTGGAGAATGTCTTTCGTCATGCCATCGAAGTATGGTGCTAACTTGCCACTGCCTAAAGATTCTTCTGTGACAATTAAAGAGGTGCCCAGAAAAATAGTTGCTGTAGTTGCCTTTTCAG GTTTTGTGAATGATGAAGAAATTAAGCAGCGCGCACTGAAACTACGAGAAGCTTTAAAAAGTGATAATCAGTTTAAGATTAAAGAAGGAACTTCAGTAGAAGTTGCACAG TATAATCCACCATTTACTCTTCCATTTCAACGACGTAATGAGATTGCATTGGAGGTGGAATGGAATAATAAATAG